A portion of the Roseovarius sp. SCSIO 43702 genome contains these proteins:
- a CDS encoding TerC family protein: MLELLNDPSVWASFLTLTILEIVLGVDNLIFISIAASRLPEDQQARARVLGLAGALILRILLLFSIAWIVGLSDPIAEVWGWEMSWRDLILIAGGLFLIYKAATEIFDEVEGEELRTAQENVVRATFLSVIIQIMILDLVFSIDSVITAVGIARHIEVMIAAVSIAIVVMMVAAKPISDFVAAHPSTKMLALAFLVMVGMALVADGFHFHIERGFIYAAMVFAGAVEGLNLLRQRRRRRLEAARE; encoded by the coding sequence ATGCTCGAACTTCTCAACGATCCATCCGTCTGGGCCTCGTTTCTGACGCTCACGATCCTCGAAATCGTTCTTGGCGTCGACAATCTCATCTTCATTTCCATCGCCGCCTCGCGCCTGCCCGAAGACCAGCAGGCCCGTGCCCGTGTGCTGGGCCTTGCCGGTGCACTCATCCTGCGCATCCTACTGCTTTTCTCCATTGCCTGGATCGTCGGGCTGTCGGACCCCATCGCCGAAGTGTGGGGATGGGAGATGTCGTGGCGCGATCTGATCCTCATCGCGGGTGGCCTGTTCCTGATCTACAAGGCCGCGACCGAGATATTCGACGAGGTCGAGGGGGAAGAACTGCGCACCGCCCAGGAGAACGTCGTGAGAGCCACGTTCCTGAGCGTGATCATCCAGATCATGATCCTCGACCTGGTCTTCTCCATCGACAGCGTCATCACCGCCGTCGGAATCGCCCGACATATCGAGGTCATGATCGCCGCCGTCTCCATCGCCATCGTCGTGATGATGGTTGCGGCCAAGCCCATTTCCGATTTCGTCGCGGCCCATCCCAGCACCAAGATGCTTGCGCTGGCCTTCCTCGTGATGGTCGGCATGGCGCTCGTGGCCGACGGGTTCCATTTCCACATCGAGCGCGGCTTCATCTACGCCGCGATGGTCTTCGCGGGTGCGGTCGAGGGGTTGAACCTCCTGCGGCAGCGTCGGCGCCGGCGGCTCGAGGCGGCGCGCGAATAA
- a CDS encoding MarR family winged helix-turn-helix transcriptional regulator produces the protein MSFEKEQSAGYLANHLARLFARGLAARIGPLGLTIGTFPALLELWEEDGLTQKQLVERLDIEQATMANTLARMERDGFVTRKRDARDGRVQRVWLTPEARALRDPATAAAMAENEEALAPLSQSERDAFLAAMRKIITARRKTGEADAPPD, from the coding sequence ATGTCGTTCGAGAAAGAGCAATCGGCGGGATATCTCGCAAATCACCTGGCGCGCCTCTTCGCGCGCGGCCTCGCGGCGCGTATAGGCCCGCTCGGCCTCACCATCGGGACATTTCCCGCCCTCCTCGAACTTTGGGAAGAAGACGGCCTGACCCAGAAGCAATTGGTCGAACGCCTCGACATCGAACAGGCAACCATGGCCAACACCCTTGCCCGGATGGAGCGTGACGGCTTCGTCACGCGCAAGCGCGACGCGCGCGACGGCCGGGTGCAACGCGTCTGGCTGACGCCCGAAGCCCGCGCTCTGAGGGATCCCGCGACCGCGGCCGCAATGGCGGAAAACGAGGAGGCGCTCGCCCCGCTGAGCCAGTCGGAGCGCGACGCCTTCCTTGCGGCGATGCGCAAGATCATCACGGCGCGCAGAAAAACGGGCGAGGCCGACGCCCCGCCCGATTAA
- a CDS encoding aldehyde dehydrogenase family protein, whose protein sequence is MTHKDVLLKAGLSEDEISGGTMEVRSPIDGAVAAKVRETKASEMEGIIAKANEAFRAWRQIPAPRRGELVRLFGEELRNAKDELGAVVTLEAGKIVSEGLGEVQEMIDICDLAVGQSRQLFGKTIASERPGHRMMETWHPMGPVGIITAFNFPVAPWCWNAALALVCGDPVIWKPSEKTPLTALVTQKILERAIERFGDDAPEGLSQVVIGGADVGDALVTSRDVPIISATGSCRMGGIVGPKVAERFGRSILELGGNNAMIVAPSADQDMAVRAIVFSAVGTAGQRCTSLRRLIVHNSIREELVAKVAKAYETLPIGDPRKDGTLVGPLIDEDTRERMQKALETAKKDGGKVHGGESVEGVKGGAYVKPALVEMPGQTEIVKTETFAPILYVMGYDDIDEAIAMQNDVSQGLSSCIFTLNVREAEKFVSDFGSDCGIANVNIGPSGAEIGGAFGGEKETGGGRESGSDAWKGYMRRQTNTVNYSDELPLAQGVKFDI, encoded by the coding sequence ATGACCCACAAGGATGTATTGCTCAAGGCGGGCCTCTCGGAGGACGAGATTTCGGGCGGCACGATGGAAGTGCGCTCGCCCATCGACGGGGCGGTGGCCGCGAAGGTGCGCGAGACGAAAGCCTCCGAGATGGAGGGCATCATCGCCAAGGCGAACGAGGCGTTCCGCGCCTGGCGTCAGATCCCCGCGCCGCGGCGCGGTGAGCTTGTGCGCCTCTTCGGGGAAGAACTGCGCAACGCGAAGGACGAGTTGGGCGCCGTCGTCACGCTCGAGGCGGGCAAGATCGTGTCCGAGGGCCTGGGCGAGGTACAGGAGATGATCGACATCTGTGATCTGGCCGTGGGCCAGTCCCGGCAGCTTTTCGGCAAGACCATCGCGTCGGAGCGTCCGGGCCACCGCATGATGGAGACGTGGCATCCGATGGGGCCGGTGGGTATCATCACCGCCTTCAACTTTCCCGTGGCGCCCTGGTGCTGGAACGCGGCATTGGCGCTGGTGTGCGGCGATCCGGTGATCTGGAAGCCGTCCGAGAAAACGCCGCTGACCGCGCTGGTGACGCAGAAGATCCTAGAGCGGGCCATCGAACGCTTTGGTGACGACGCGCCCGAGGGGCTGAGCCAGGTTGTGATCGGCGGTGCGGATGTGGGCGACGCGCTTGTCACCTCGCGCGACGTGCCGATCATCTCGGCCACTGGATCGTGCCGGATGGGCGGCATCGTGGGGCCGAAAGTGGCCGAACGGTTCGGCCGCTCGATCCTCGAGCTTGGCGGCAACAACGCGATGATCGTGGCGCCCTCGGCCGATCAGGACATGGCAGTGCGCGCCATCGTCTTCTCGGCGGTGGGCACGGCCGGGCAGCGCTGCACCTCGCTGCGGCGGCTCATCGTGCATAACTCGATCCGCGAGGAACTCGTCGCGAAGGTTGCCAAGGCCTATGAAACCCTGCCCATCGGCGATCCGCGCAAGGACGGTACGCTCGTCGGGCCGCTGATCGACGAGGATACGCGCGAGCGGATGCAGAAGGCGCTGGAGACCGCGAAGAAGGATGGCGGGAAAGTCCATGGCGGCGAGAGCGTCGAGGGCGTCAAGGGCGGTGCCTATGTCAAGCCCGCGCTGGTCGAGATGCCGGGCCAGACCGAGATCGTCAAAACCGAGACATTCGCGCCGATCCTCTACGTGATGGGCTATGACGATATCGACGAGGCCATCGCCATGCAGAACGATGTGAGCCAGGGTCTTTCCTCCTGTATCTTCACGCTCAACGTCCGCGAGGCCGAGAAATTCGTCTCGGATTTCGGCTCGGATTGCGGGATCGCCAACGTCAATATCGGCCCCTCGGGTGCCGAGATCGGCGGCGCGTTCGGCGGCGAGAAGGAGACCGGCGGCGGGCGCGAAAGCGGCTCGGACGCGTGGAAGGGTTACATGCGGCGGCAGACGAATACCGTCAACTACTCGGACGAATTGCCGCTTGCCCAAGGGGTGAAGTTCGACATCTAA
- a CDS encoding ACP S-malonyltransferase, whose protein sequence is MRAVVICPGRGTYNKGELGYLGRHFPEPDLLAQFDARRVERGETPLSDLDGAEKFSLAKHTRGDNASALIYAATLGDFLSIDRDAVEVVAVTGNSMGWYSALGLAGALSPRDGFEVVNTMGALMQEAMIGGQMVYPITGGDWVPDPEKRREIMRLIGDIDARDGCHLTLSIDLGGMLVLAGNHEGLDAFEDAVPQIDGRYPMFLANHAGFHSHLQEPVAERGRAALPASMFMQPDLPLIDGRGAIWWPGASRQEALWDYTLGHQVTETYDFARAVTVAAREFAPDVFIVTGPGTTLGGAVAQSLIAADWKGMKTKDDFKAKQESDPVLVSMGMEDQRGRVTKGETT, encoded by the coding sequence ATGCGTGCGGTGGTCATCTGCCCCGGTCGGGGGACATATAACAAGGGCGAGCTTGGCTATCTTGGGCGCCATTTCCCCGAGCCTGACTTGCTCGCGCAGTTCGACGCGCGGCGGGTCGAGCGGGGAGAGACGCCGCTCTCGGATCTGGACGGGGCCGAGAAATTCTCGCTTGCCAAGCACACGCGGGGCGACAATGCCTCGGCGCTCATCTATGCCGCGACGTTGGGGGATTTCCTGTCGATCGATCGCGATGCCGTCGAGGTGGTGGCGGTGACGGGCAATTCGATGGGCTGGTACAGCGCCCTCGGCCTTGCCGGAGCGCTTTCGCCGCGGGACGGCTTCGAGGTCGTGAACACCATGGGCGCCCTCATGCAGGAGGCGATGATCGGTGGGCAGATGGTCTATCCGATCACCGGTGGCGACTGGGTTCCGGACCCTGAGAAACGGCGCGAGATCATGAGGTTGATCGGCGATATTGATGCGCGCGACGGGTGTCATCTCACGCTGTCCATCGATCTCGGGGGAATGCTCGTTCTTGCCGGGAATCACGAGGGGCTCGATGCGTTCGAGGACGCGGTGCCGCAGATCGACGGGCGCTATCCGATGTTCCTGGCCAATCATGCGGGCTTCCATTCGCACTTGCAGGAGCCGGTGGCCGAAAGGGGCCGCGCCGCGCTTCCCGCCTCGATGTTCATGCAGCCGGACCTGCCGCTCATCGACGGGCGTGGCGCGATCTGGTGGCCGGGAGCCTCGCGGCAGGAGGCGCTTTGGGACTACACGCTGGGCCACCAGGTGACCGAAACCTACGATTTCGCGCGCGCCGTGACGGTGGCCGCGCGGGAGTTCGCGCCGGATGTCTTCATCGTGACCGGCCCCGGCACGACCCTGGGCGGCGCGGTGGCGCAATCGCTCATCGCGGCGGACTGGAAGGGCATGAAGACCAAGGACGATTTCAAGGCGAAACAGGAAAGCGACCCGGTGCTCGTTTCCATGGGAATGGAAGACCAGCGCGGGCGCGTGACGAAAGGAGAGACGACATGA
- a CDS encoding alpha-ketoacid dehydrogenase subunit alpha/beta, protein MDRAEIVHENFLRRVATGDLPEGRAPDGPLAREEAVAIYRAGCLSRALDRQSRAMQKAGQGFYTIGSSGHEGMAAVAAALRPTDMAFLHYRDAAFQIARSMQVPGQTITWDMLLSFATSSEDPISGGRHKVLGSKALSIPPQTSTIASHLPKAVGAAWSIGMARRHRPEHATLPRDAIVYCSFGDASANHSTSQGAFNTASWTSYQGVPLPLLFVCEDNGIGISVKTPKGWIAASFKHRPGLKYFHCDGLDIYDTYRVAQEAARYVRTQRKPAFLHVRTVRLYGHAGADMPTTYMPKSEVEADEANDPLLHSVRLLDQAGAMARDGALKVYEETGARVVAVAEEAVTRPRLKTAEDVMASLIPPKRECRATNGPEPEAREKAFGGDLKAMDDPQIMSRHINWALTDLMLEHSEIVMMGEDVGRKGGVYGVTQKLQARFGQDRVVDTLLDEQSILGMAIGMAHNGYVPIPEIQFLAYLHNAEDQLRGEAATLPFFSNGQYTNPMVVRIAGLGYQKGFGGHFHNDNSLAVLRDIPGLILAVPSSGADAARMLRECVRLAREEQRLVVFVEPIALYPMRDLHEAGDNGWLTPYPDPSERASFGEVGIEGDGDDLAIVTYGNGRYLSTQAAKRLNDEGIGTRVIDLRWLSPLPETSLLEALEGAKRVLIVDETRRSGGVAEALMAVCAEHLDVPFAREVARDSFIATGPAYAATMPSTDSIFEAAKRLVGGDA, encoded by the coding sequence ATGGATCGCGCCGAGATCGTTCACGAGAATTTCCTGCGCCGCGTCGCGACGGGCGATCTGCCCGAGGGCCGCGCGCCCGACGGGCCGCTGGCACGCGAGGAGGCGGTCGCGATCTACCGCGCCGGATGTCTCAGCCGCGCGCTCGACCGGCAAAGCCGCGCGATGCAGAAGGCGGGGCAGGGGTTCTACACGATCGGCTCGTCGGGCCATGAGGGGATGGCCGCCGTGGCCGCCGCGCTTCGGCCCACCGACATGGCCTTTCTCCATTATCGAGACGCGGCGTTCCAGATCGCGCGCAGCATGCAGGTGCCGGGCCAGACGATCACCTGGGACATGCTGCTGAGCTTTGCCACCTCGTCCGAGGATCCGATCAGCGGCGGGCGGCACAAGGTGCTGGGATCGAAGGCGCTCAGCATCCCGCCCCAGACCTCGACCATCGCGAGCCACTTGCCCAAGGCGGTGGGCGCGGCCTGGTCCATCGGCATGGCGCGGCGGCACCGTCCCGAACATGCGACGCTGCCGCGCGACGCCATCGTCTATTGCAGCTTCGGCGACGCCTCCGCCAACCACTCGACCTCGCAAGGGGCGTTCAACACCGCCAGTTGGACGTCCTACCAAGGCGTGCCGCTGCCGCTTCTCTTCGTTTGCGAGGACAACGGGATCGGCATCTCGGTCAAGACGCCGAAAGGCTGGATCGCGGCCAGTTTCAAGCATCGGCCGGGTCTGAAATACTTCCATTGTGACGGGCTCGACATCTATGACACGTATCGCGTGGCGCAGGAGGCCGCGCGCTACGTCAGGACACAGCGCAAGCCCGCTTTCCTGCACGTGCGCACCGTGCGACTTTACGGTCACGCGGGCGCGGACATGCCCACGACCTACATGCCGAAATCCGAAGTCGAGGCGGACGAGGCCAACGATCCGCTGCTGCATTCCGTGCGTCTTCTGGATCAGGCGGGCGCGATGGCGCGCGATGGCGCGCTGAAGGTCTACGAAGAGACCGGCGCGCGCGTGGTCGCGGTGGCCGAAGAGGCCGTGACGCGGCCCCGGCTCAAGACCGCCGAGGACGTGATGGCGAGCCTCATCCCGCCGAAGCGCGAATGCCGCGCCACCAACGGCCCTGAGCCCGAGGCGCGCGAGAAGGCGTTTGGCGGCGATCTGAAGGCGATGGACGACCCACAGATCATGTCCCGGCACATCAACTGGGCGCTGACGGACCTCATGCTCGAGCATTCCGAAATCGTCATGATGGGCGAGGACGTGGGCCGCAAGGGCGGGGTCTATGGCGTGACGCAGAAGCTCCAGGCGCGGTTCGGACAGGACCGCGTCGTCGACACGTTGCTCGACGAGCAATCCATTCTCGGCATGGCGATCGGCATGGCGCATAATGGCTATGTTCCGATCCCGGAGATCCAGTTCCTCGCCTACCTTCACAACGCCGAGGACCAATTGCGCGGCGAGGCGGCGACGCTGCCCTTCTTCTCGAACGGCCAATACACGAACCCCATGGTCGTGCGGATCGCGGGGCTCGGCTACCAGAAGGGGTTCGGCGGTCATTTCCACAACGACAACTCGCTCGCGGTGCTGCGCGACATTCCCGGGCTGATCCTGGCCGTGCCGTCGAGCGGGGCAGATGCCGCGCGGATGTTGCGCGAATGCGTGCGCCTCGCGCGCGAGGAGCAGCGGCTGGTCGTCTTCGTGGAGCCCATCGCTCTCTACCCGATGCGCGATCTTCACGAAGCGGGTGACAATGGCTGGCTGACCCCCTATCCGGACCCGTCCGAGCGCGCGAGCTTCGGCGAGGTGGGTATCGAGGGCGACGGCGATGACCTCGCCATCGTGACCTATGGCAACGGGCGTTACCTTTCGACCCAGGCGGCGAAACGGCTGAATGACGAGGGGATCGGAACGCGAGTGATCGACCTCCGCTGGCTCTCGCCCTTGCCCGAAACTTCGCTGCTCGAGGCCCTGGAGGGTGCGAAGCGGGTGCTGATCGTGGACGAGACGCGCCGCTCGGGCGGGGTGGCAGAGGCGCTGATGGCGGTGTGCGCCGAACATCTGGACGTGCCCTTCGCGCGCGAGGTGGCCCGGGACAGCTTCATCGCAACGGGCCCCGCCTATGCAGCGACGATGCCATCGACCGACAGTATCTTCGAGGCCGCGAAACGCCTGGTCGGGGGGGATGCATGA
- a CDS encoding pyridoxal phosphate-dependent aminotransferase, giving the protein MTEFRRATRLEGLELSEIVQVSEAARAMRAEGHDVVALSTGEPDFPTPDHVIEAAHQAALDGDTNYTPTGGTVALRAVVARGAGVDMSQTVISTGAKQVIANAMLATLDEGDEVVIPVPYWTTYSDVVRMSGGTPVLVECPMEAGFRLTPEQLEAAITPRTKWLMLNAPSNPSGAVYDEDQIRALAEVLERHPHVWIMADEIYEHLSFVPFTSFREAAPELEGRTLIVNGVSKAYSMTGWRIGWGIGPAPLIKAMTAVQGQVTSGASSISQAAAVAALTGDQSLLAERCKVMKARRDKVVAGLDALSGIRCPVPDGAFYAFPNIEEAMAAGGFKSDAEFCRALLEREALALVPGRAFGLPGHVRLSFAYAEASLDEGIARMGRFVESLG; this is encoded by the coding sequence ATGACCGAATTTCGACGCGCCACGCGGCTCGAAGGGCTGGAGCTTTCCGAGATCGTGCAGGTCTCTGAGGCCGCGCGTGCGATGCGCGCCGAAGGGCATGATGTCGTGGCGCTCAGCACAGGCGAGCCGGATTTTCCCACCCCCGACCACGTGATCGAAGCCGCGCATCAGGCGGCGCTAGATGGCGACACCAACTATACCCCCACCGGTGGCACCGTCGCGCTGCGCGCCGTCGTGGCGCGCGGCGCGGGTGTCGACATGAGCCAGACGGTGATTTCCACCGGCGCCAAGCAGGTCATCGCCAACGCCATGCTGGCGACGCTCGACGAGGGCGACGAGGTGGTGATCCCGGTGCCCTACTGGACCACCTATTCGGACGTGGTGCGCATGTCGGGCGGGACGCCCGTGCTGGTGGAATGTCCTATGGAAGCGGGCTTTCGCCTGACACCGGAACAGCTGGAGGCGGCCATCACGCCGCGCACGAAATGGCTCATGCTCAACGCGCCGTCGAATCCGTCGGGCGCGGTCTATGACGAGGACCAGATCAGGGCCTTGGCCGAGGTGCTGGAGCGTCATCCCCATGTCTGGATCATGGCCGACGAGATCTACGAGCATCTGAGCTTCGTGCCTTTCACCTCTTTCCGCGAAGCCGCGCCGGAACTCGAGGGGCGGACACTGATCGTGAACGGGGTCAGCAAGGCCTATTCGATGACCGGCTGGCGGATCGGCTGGGGCATCGGGCCCGCGCCGCTTATCAAGGCGATGACGGCGGTGCAGGGTCAGGTGACGTCCGGTGCGTCCTCGATCTCGCAGGCCGCGGCGGTGGCGGCGCTGACGGGCGATCAATCGCTCCTCGCAGAACGTTGCAAGGTGATGAAAGCGCGCCGCGACAAGGTGGTCGCGGGGCTCGACGCGCTGAGCGGTATACGCTGCCCGGTGCCGGATGGGGCATTCTATGCCTTTCCGAATATCGAGGAGGCGATGGCCGCAGGTGGTTTCAAGAGTGACGCGGAGTTCTGCCGCGCGCTTCTGGAGCGCGAGGCGCTCGCGCTGGTGCCGGGCCGGGCCTTCGGGTTGCCGGGCCACGTGCGGCTCTCCTTTGCATATGCCGAGGCGTCGCTTGATGAAGGTATCGCGCGGATGGGCCGCTTCGTGGAAAGCCTGGGCTAG
- a CDS encoding saccharopine dehydrogenase family protein, with amino-acid sequence MKRIAVMGLGKVGTLAAELLVDAGFEVTGFDAVPREARFETRVLDLSDEAGLTGALSDQDAVLSCLPFSLNQALAKAAHGAGIHYFDLTEDVPTTKAIIELSKTSKGLMAPQCGLAPGFVGIVGADLISRFDDCRLCKMRVGALPQHPTGLMGYSFNWSPEGVVNEYLNDCEVLEDGQLKSVSAMEWIEKITIGGIEFEAFTTSGGLGTMCETYLGRVPNMDYKTMRYPGHVDLMNFFFHELLMRDRRKEAGEILVNAKPPVAEDVVYVHVAAEGTKDGRLGREEFVRAYKPMEIAGERRTAIAWTTASSVVAVIEMVRDGNLPGQGFLKQEDIPLDRFFDTVGGERYASGGRI; translated from the coding sequence ATGAAACGCATCGCCGTCATGGGATTGGGCAAGGTGGGCACGCTTGCCGCCGAGCTTCTGGTGGACGCGGGCTTCGAGGTGACGGGCTTCGACGCCGTGCCGCGCGAGGCCCGGTTCGAGACGCGGGTGCTCGACCTTTCGGACGAGGCGGGCCTGACGGGTGCGCTGTCGGATCAGGACGCCGTCCTCTCCTGCCTGCCTTTCAGTCTCAACCAGGCGCTGGCCAAGGCCGCGCATGGTGCCGGAATCCATTATTTCGACCTGACCGAGGACGTGCCGACCACCAAGGCGATCATCGAGCTTTCGAAGACGTCCAAGGGCCTCATGGCACCGCAATGCGGGCTCGCCCCCGGCTTCGTGGGGATCGTCGGTGCGGATCTCATCAGTCGCTTCGATGACTGCCGTCTGTGCAAGATGCGCGTGGGCGCGCTGCCGCAGCATCCCACGGGCCTCATGGGGTATTCCTTCAACTGGTCGCCCGAGGGGGTCGTCAACGAATATCTCAACGACTGCGAAGTTCTGGAGGACGGTCAGCTCAAATCCGTCTCGGCGATGGAATGGATCGAGAAGATCACCATCGGCGGCATCGAGTTCGAGGCCTTCACCACGTCGGGCGGTCTCGGCACCATGTGCGAGACCTATCTCGGGCGCGTGCCCAACATGGACTACAAAACCATGCGCTATCCCGGTCACGTGGACCTGATGAACTTCTTCTTTCACGAGCTCCTGATGCGTGACCGCCGCAAGGAGGCGGGCGAGATCCTCGTCAACGCCAAGCCGCCGGTGGCCGAGGACGTGGTCTATGTCCACGTGGCCGCCGAGGGCACCAAGGACGGGCGGCTGGGCCGCGAGGAATTCGTGCGCGCCTACAAGCCCATGGAGATCGCTGGCGAACGGCGTACCGCGATCGCCTGGACCACCGCCTCGTCCGTGGTCGCGGTGATCGAGATGGTGCGCGATGGAAACCTGCCGGGGCAGGGGTTCCTCAAGCAGGAAGACATTCCCCTCGACCGCTTCTTTGATACGGTAGGCGGCGAAAGATATGCCAGCGGGGGCAGGATATGA
- a CDS encoding LysR substrate-binding domain-containing protein, whose protein sequence is MSHLPSLSALRSFQAAARHQSFTLAADELSLTQGAISRQVRELEEAMGLRLFRRAGRAVQLTDAGRAFAADLEHDLGRLKQSVARAIAAGDGARILSIAVLPTFGSRWLMPRLPEFRTRHPEIELSFMSRTEPFDLEAERCDLAIHFGHAEWPGARLTPLCPEDLLAVAAPGFLRAHDIRDAEDLGLAPLLHLSSRPSAWTDFMAEFGAEGRPARSGMQFDQFSLMISACVQGLGAALLPSYLIEEELDSGALDCVARASSVRSGSYHIATPLGADRPETRAFVEWIIRQVPRRAA, encoded by the coding sequence ATGAGCCACCTTCCATCCCTTTCCGCGCTTCGCAGTTTCCAGGCCGCCGCCCGCCATCAGAGCTTCACCCTGGCCGCCGACGAGCTTAGCCTCACGCAGGGCGCGATCAGTCGGCAGGTGCGCGAGTTGGAGGAGGCGATGGGGCTGCGGCTTTTCCGTCGCGCGGGCCGGGCAGTGCAGCTGACCGATGCGGGCCGTGCCTTTGCGGCGGATCTTGAGCATGACCTCGGCCGGCTGAAGCAAAGTGTCGCGCGGGCGATAGCGGCGGGCGACGGGGCGCGCATCCTGTCGATTGCGGTGCTGCCCACCTTCGGCTCACGCTGGCTCATGCCGCGCCTGCCGGAGTTCCGGACACGCCACCCCGAGATCGAACTCAGCTTCATGAGCCGGACCGAACCCTTCGATCTCGAAGCCGAACGCTGCGACCTCGCCATCCATTTCGGTCACGCGGAATGGCCCGGCGCGCGGCTCACCCCGCTCTGCCCCGAAGATCTTCTGGCGGTGGCCGCGCCGGGTTTCCTGCGCGCACACGACATCCGCGACGCCGAGGATCTTGGCCTCGCACCGCTTCTTCATCTCTCCTCGCGGCCCTCGGCCTGGACGGATTTCATGGCGGAGTTCGGCGCGGAGGGGCGGCCGGCGCGGTCGGGAATGCAGTTCGATCAGTTCTCGTTGATGATCTCGGCATGTGTTCAGGGTCTCGGCGCGGCGCTTCTGCCGAGTTACCTCATCGAAGAGGAGCTCGACAGCGGCGCGCTCGATTGCGTGGCGCGCGCGTCCTCGGTGCGGTCGGGCAGCTATCATATCGCCACGCCGCTCGGGGCGGACCGCCCGGAGACACGCGCTTTCGTGGAATGGATCATCCGGCAGGTGCCCCGCCGCGCGGCGTGA
- a CDS encoding cytochrome P450: MTHPPKPPARAGRTSLWRYMRLFRKDILSAQPARLYRAWMAEFRTPFFRSFMCNDPDLVDLVLKRRPDDFPKSNRIREGLMPLLGNSVFVTNGETWKHQRRIIDPAFEGGRLRDTFAAMQAAGEGAVARMEGLADGAPHDVEGEMSHAAADVIFRTLFSLPIEDRIAGQVFDAFRAHQRAQPVLNLGAFLPLPRWFPRFHRRETKATARRIRALIHELTARRMAEIEAGTAPDDLATKIMTTPDPETGRCFDTGEMVDQVAIFFLAGHETSASALGWALYLLALFPEWQARVADEAKDAMAHGFTFRDMSKLRISRDVFREALRLYPPVPMMVREAACPEIFRNRDVPEGSQIVLSPWHLHRHERLWDDPDAFRPDRFGTENGRACMRNAFIPFSAGQRVCPGAGFAMIEGPLLLSMLVRRFRFDPVEARPAMPVAHLTVRGRDGIWLSITPRGGAPAG; encoded by the coding sequence ATGACGCACCCGCCGAAGCCGCCCGCCCGCGCAGGGCGCACATCGCTCTGGCGCTACATGCGTTTGTTTAGAAAGGATATTCTTTCGGCGCAGCCGGCACGGCTCTATCGCGCATGGATGGCCGAGTTCCGCACGCCCTTCTTCCGCTCGTTCATGTGCAACGACCCCGATCTCGTCGATCTCGTGCTCAAGCGCCGCCCCGACGATTTCCCCAAGTCGAACCGCATCCGGGAGGGGCTGATGCCGCTTCTGGGCAACTCGGTCTTCGTCACCAACGGCGAGACCTGGAAGCACCAGCGCCGCATCATCGACCCCGCCTTCGAGGGCGGCCGCCTGCGCGACACCTTCGCCGCCATGCAGGCCGCGGGCGAGGGGGCGGTCGCGCGGATGGAGGGTCTGGCCGACGGCGCACCCCACGATGTCGAGGGCGAGATGTCGCACGCCGCCGCCGACGTGATCTTCCGCACGCTCTTCTCGCTGCCCATCGAGGACCGGATCGCGGGGCAGGTCTTTGACGCGTTCCGCGCCCATCAACGCGCGCAGCCCGTCCTCAACCTGGGCGCCTTCCTTCCCCTTCCACGCTGGTTCCCGCGCTTCCACCGCCGGGAGACGAAGGCCACCGCTCGCCGCATCCGCGCGCTGATCCACGAGCTCACCGCGCGCCGCATGGCCGAGATCGAAGCCGGCACCGCCCCCGACGACCTGGCCACCAAGATCATGACCACGCCGGACCCCGAGACGGGCCGCTGCTTCGACACCGGGGAAATGGTCGACCAGGTGGCGATCTTCTTCCTCGCAGGGCACGAGACGAGCGCCTCCGCGCTCGGCTGGGCGCTCTACCTGCTCGCGCTCTTTCCCGAATGGCAGGCCCGCGTTGCCGATGAGGCCAAGGACGCCATGGCGCACGGTTTCACTTTCAGGGACATGAGCAAGCTACGGATTTCGCGTGATGTTTTCCGCGAGGCGCTGCGCCTCTACCCGCCCGTTCCCATGATGGTGCGGGAGGCTGCGTGCCCCGAGATTTTCCGCAATCGCGACGTGCCGGAAGGTAGCCAGATCGTGCTCAGCCCGTGGCATCTCCACCGCCACGAGCGCCTCTGGGACGACCCCGACGCGTTCCGCCCCGATCGTTTCGGCACCGAGAACGGGCGCGCCTGCATGCGCAATGCGTTCATCCCGTTTTCCGCGGGTCAGCGGGTCTGCCCCGGTGCCGGATTCGCGATGATCGAGGGGCCGCTGCTCCTCTCCATGCTCGTGCGCCGGTTCCGCTTCGATCCGGTCGAGGCGCGGCCCGCGATGCCCGTCGCGCACCTCACCGTGCGCGGTCGCGATGGTATCTGGCTTTCGATCACGCCGCGCGGCGGGGCACCTGCCGGATGA